TTTGATTTACTGTGTCAAGATATTATTAACATCATCAATTGAAGATGGGGAGGCATCATGTCCCTAGCCAGAAAGAATCACATCATAGCCATTAAAAATTCCCTAATGAAGTTTATCAGTACTTTTACATATTCATACCCAGTATAAAAATGCATCATAAATTCAACAAAAGTGGTGAGGAATAGATTACATTAACAGGAAAAGTCAGATTAAACTGAAGGCTAGGAAGTAAATGGGCTTAGAGCATCAGCTAAACCAAAACCCATGTTGTAAGGTGTGTTTGGCATAAGCCTTCATGTGGATTCAGGGCCCCTGGATCCCCTCATTCCCTGCAGTTCCCATGGCCATAGATCATCAGATTCTGTGCTCTTCCCTGTGGCTACACACTTCCACTTTGTAGCTGTCCCGGAGTTGTCCATCTTCTGTCCCCCATAACCTGTGACAATGTGGGAGCTCACAGGTGATAGCAAGTGAAGGGCTGTGAGATGAAAGAGATGGCCCCAGAGTTTACAGGTAGGAACATAACCACAGAGAGACTCCTGTCAAGAGAGATCAGGTGAGAGAACACTGGGATAACCCAGAAAGAGGTTGACTGATTTGCCCACCAGCCAAGGGATGAAGCTACACCCAAAACCTGCACAAAGCAAGGGAGTTAATTCTCACTCCAGAGGGAAATAGCCTGTCTATACCCTGATCTGTTTCAATGCTGACTCCCAGAGCTAAATAATAAATCCATGTTGTAAGCCATTGCACTTCCATTAATTTGTTATAGCACCTACTAAACACTCATACATTCCTCATGATTCTAAGTTCCCTGAGGGCTGGCTTGGGCCTTTATCATTAATTTCTGCAAACTGATGGCCAAAGACAGTGTTTGGACCCACATAGGCATCAtacatatgaattgaatgaatgaacaaaggaCAAAATGAATCCATTTTGGCTGAAAATGTGTTAAGAAGCCATAACTCTAGGTCTTATtaaccaaacaacaaaaaaagacctGTTCCTGCTATGTAACACTGATGCTGAGAGCAGAGACTGCATCCAACCAGCTCTGGGGGTGCTTCCCTCTGCCTATAGTTCTGGAAGATTCCCCTGTGGTTTTCCACTGAAGCAGAGAGCATGCATGATTGGCCACATATAACATGTACATGGAGACTATAAAGTTTCAGAATTTACCCTGTGCAGATAAATCAATTGACCAGAATCTATATGGCAGCTAGAGATGATTTGCCTATGGTCTAGAGCATGAGAGGCATAACTGAATCACTGGAAAGGTGAGCATTAGGCATCTAAGGAGAAGAGAAAAGGCCCTCAAGCCTTGATACATGCTGCAGATGTCAGCAGGTGAGGAATTTCCACAATGGCAGTTCTTATGCATCCAAACAACTTGGCATGTATAGATGGAACCACATCCCTCAAGTCTAATGTGTGAGTGGCAGAAGATGCCCATAGATATCCATCACAGGTTTCCCTCACCCCACAGAGCAAAGTACCTTTTCTTATCCCCCTAGATTACTACTGTATTAATTCAGACAGAAACCAATTCAGAAAATAAGCATCCCCTTTACATTAAAAATTAGAATGATGTACTTGTAGAGTAAgccagacattgaaatgtagcatgtTGATCAAGGCAatcaaaaatgcaaaataggaaataaatatgcAGGAGGAGCTGTGAGGAGCACAAATTCCCAGGCAGTAGAGGTCATAAGGCAGCTGAAACCAGGAGACCCTGAACAGAGTGCATCAAGCTCAAGGCAGACAATGGCCCAGCAGACAATGGCCCAGCAGGTGAGGCACACCCGCTTTGCCTGGGATAATTCTGCAGAATCAACTTTTGGAAAAAGTACCTTTATAAATCATCCTCAAAGCAGAAGcttcttttttttcataaatacaaaattttatttGCACTTCATTAGTGTAGAAAGACCACAATGCTTCTCATACCACAATACTCAGGACACGCCAAGTTATTCAAATACATACTTACTTATTTACCTTGACTAAACACAACAGTGCAGTTTAATAAAAGATATACCAAAGATAGAGTTCACAAATTCATTATCagacaaagaaaaaaaccaaaaaactaacaaacaacaacaacaaaaaaaaaaaacaaatattgaacACAGTCTATGCTTAATAGGAATAGGCTTCACCATAAAGGGGAAAAGTTTTATCATTACAAAGATACAGGATGTTTAGCCTAATACATGTATGTTCTTTGATATAATAAAATGAATCTCTTTAAAATTCCTTTAAACAGGATTTGTTTAGGACAGCAGTgttgttttaaaatctttttttctatAGTTTCAAAACACTTCTTTATTGAATTTTTGTCTTTCTTAAAAGCATAGGATACATCTATCAGGAAACCATGAGAGATTCTGTGGCCTCAGGACCAAGTCAAATCCAACCCTTTAGCTAGGAATATCCTATCATTAGAGAACACTAATAAATAACCTTCAACAGCTATGAGTGGAGCTTTGCTTTGTGGCAGAAACACTCCAAAGATGCTACAGCTGGGGAAACATCttgtaaataaagaaaaaagcacTTAACGTagctttttttttccacaaaagtCTTTAGTTttacaaattttctttaaaacagtaagcaaagcaccacattctctcttcttatcagAATATCTTCTGTCCTCATAGTATAATTAACAAggacaattatattatttaagaaacattaaacttttcttctctcccATTCTTCATATTAGAAGTACTATGTTTCCCAGTGTATGTACACTATGTACACTGGGGCTATGAATGACATATAATTTGGAGGGAAATATGTAATTTATAACCCAAACTTACCCAGGATTGCATATTTGCATATTTACAAGTTAGTGTATAGCTCTGACTTGGATTACAAAGTGCGAAAGGAAATTGTCAAAATGATTGTAGTGCAGAATAGaatgttttttccccttttcagGAATCATTTCCACCTTGTTTCAAAGTAGCAAATCAACAACATCGGACATGCGGTCTTGGTGGAGGCAATTCTGGCGGGATTTCAGGTTCTGGTTGTAATGAGAGAATGCTATTGGAcaattcattccttaaaatatCCAGAGGCATCTTTTTCAGAATATTGTCAACAAGTTTCAGAAATATCTCGTCCACATTGAAGTTGTCCTTGGCACTTGCTTCACAGAACCGCATCCCAGTTATCTGCTGTCTGGTGATTTCTCTGTCCGATTCACAGTCCATCTTATTTCCAACTAAGAGAAGTTCAGCATCTTCTGAAGCATACTTATCAATCATCTTCATCCATTTTGGCAAATCATCAAACGTCTCCTTCTTAGTGATATCATATACTAATATGATCCCCTTGGCACTTCTGTAATAAGCTGAGGTAATGCTGTTGAATCTCTCCTGACCTGCTGTGTCCCTCAGATACTTGGAAGGCGACCAGTGCTGGCTCAACTCCAGCAGTGCCCCAGACAGGGACATGGATGAAGGATGGAGACATGGCACTAACATTCAAGCGTTAGATGACCGGCGATGCCACAGATGAAGCAGCGATTAACGAAGATGAAAGCAAACACACACAGATGGTGGACAGACAGTCAGAGCTGAGGGTAACCAGATTTGCAATAGAATTTTCTTTCCTCTTAGTTCTACAGTTTTGATTTTAAAGTCAACACCCACGGTGGACTTGCAGGCCTCGCAGAAGGTGTCGTCGGTGAAACGCTCCATCAGGCTGGTCTTTCCCACCCCGCGGGAGCCGATGATGATGACCTGCAGCTTGAAGTCCGCGGGCCTGGGGGCCTGTTTCCTCCGACGCGCTTGGCCGCGGGTCAGCACCGCGAAGTCCGCGCCcaggccgccgccgccgccgccgccgccgccgcgcccccccccaccccccgcccgctTCTGCAGCGCGGCACCCGGATCCATGCAAGCATACGGCTCCCGCTCGGCCAGCCGCCCGCCCGCCTCGCAGCCGCGGGCCCCAAGCTCCGGTGCCCCCTCGGCCTCCGCCGCGCGCTGGGCCTCGGCCCCGAATTCGGCGTCCGCCCACTCGAGCGGCCCTGGCGGCCCACGGGTTCCCCGCTGTAGCTGCGCCGCCCGCCGGATTCCCGTGCCCTGCTCCCCGCCGCCGCCACTGCCGCTGCCGCCGGGAGAGGAGGAAGGCAAAGCAGAAGCTTCTTAGGAATACTTCTGGTAAGACTAAGTGTCTtgtttgtcattttctttttattttttttctaaaaactaaataaagtttagtttttagtttttagtttctaAAACTAAATGAAGACAGCAGAATTCTGGCCTGATCAAGGGTAAGAGCCTTTGATTCTCAAAGTTGTTTAGAAGGAAACGGACCTTGAGTGTGACCTGCAAT
This Callospermophilus lateralis isolate mCalLat2 unplaced genomic scaffold, mCalLat2.hap1 Scaffold_63, whole genome shotgun sequence DNA region includes the following protein-coding sequences:
- the LOC143389486 gene encoding ras-related protein Rab-12-like; this encodes MLIGPDFHSGLSEDPSLTSMFNSNAASALPSSSPGGSGSGGGGEQGTGIRRAAQLQRGTRGPPGPLEWADAEFGAEAQRAAEAEGAPELGARGCEAGGRLAEREPYACMDPGAALQKRAGGGGGRGGGGGGGGGLGADFAVLTRGQARRRKQAPRPADFKLQVIIIGSRGVGKTSLMERFTDDTFCEACKSTVGVDFKIKTVELRGKKILLQIWDTAGQERFNSITSAYYRSAKGIILVYDITKKETFDDLPKWMKMIDKYASEDAELLLVGNKMDCESDREITRQQITGMRFCEASAKDNFNVDEIFLKLVDNILKKMPLDILRNELSNSILSLQPEPEIPPELPPPRPHVRCC